The following are encoded in a window of Salinigranum halophilum genomic DNA:
- a CDS encoding FAD-dependent oxidoreductase: MNATVTVVSVHDVGPDTVAIEFETPAEFSALPGQFVKLAGEVDGEEYARFYTLSSPDVEDSFEVTVGVSEEGGPFSRHLAALEPGDTLEMQGPFGSDHYEGESRVVVLAGGPGVGPAVGIGERALADGHDVAIVYLDDAPAHETRLEELAAVGATVMMDDADADLVVHLRDALSGARDDTVFVYGFADFVDRATAALDELGHGGELKVENFG, encoded by the coding sequence ATGAACGCGACAGTCACCGTCGTCTCGGTCCACGACGTGGGACCGGACACCGTCGCCATCGAGTTCGAAACTCCTGCGGAGTTCTCGGCGCTCCCCGGTCAGTTCGTGAAACTCGCCGGCGAGGTCGACGGCGAGGAGTACGCCCGCTTCTACACCCTCTCGTCGCCCGACGTCGAGGACAGCTTCGAGGTCACCGTCGGCGTCAGCGAGGAGGGCGGCCCGTTCTCGCGACATCTCGCGGCGCTCGAACCCGGGGACACACTGGAGATGCAGGGACCCTTCGGCTCGGACCACTACGAGGGCGAGTCACGGGTGGTGGTCCTCGCGGGCGGCCCCGGCGTCGGCCCCGCGGTGGGCATCGGCGAGCGCGCGCTCGCCGACGGGCACGACGTGGCCATCGTCTACCTCGACGACGCGCCCGCACACGAGACACGCCTCGAGGAACTCGCCGCCGTCGGTGCCACCGTGATGATGGACGACGCCGACGCGGACCTCGTGGTCCACCTGCGAGACGCGCTCTCGGGCGCGAGAGACGACACGGTGTTCGTCTACGGCTTCGCCGACTTCGTCGACCGGGCGACGGCCGCCCTCGACGAACTGGGACACGGCGGCGAACTGAAGGTCGAGAACTTCGGCTGA
- a CDS encoding aldo/keto reductase: MPMLGLGTWQNTNPDECRTAVREALEMGYRHIDTAQAYDNETEVGEGIAAADVSRDDVFLATKVWTANLAYDDVLATTRASLDRLGVDSLDLLYVHWPTNAYDAEETLAAFDELYDEGTIDRVGVSNFEPRHLDEAVDLLDAPVFANQVELHPLLPQETVREACAEHDVEVVAYSPLARGKVFDVPLLQELADDYDTSAAGVSLAWLRAKGVTAIPKATSTDHIRDNWESLAVDLDDEDVARIDAIEETDRRVDPDWAPWH, from the coding sequence ATGCCCATGCTCGGCCTCGGCACCTGGCAGAACACGAACCCCGACGAGTGCCGGACCGCCGTGCGCGAGGCGCTGGAGATGGGCTACCGCCACATCGACACCGCCCAGGCGTACGACAACGAGACGGAGGTCGGTGAGGGAATCGCCGCCGCCGACGTCTCCCGCGACGACGTCTTCCTCGCGACGAAGGTGTGGACCGCGAACCTCGCGTACGACGACGTCCTCGCCACGACCCGAGCGTCGCTCGACCGCCTCGGCGTCGACTCGCTCGACCTACTGTACGTCCACTGGCCGACGAACGCTTACGACGCCGAGGAGACCCTCGCGGCGTTCGACGAACTGTACGACGAGGGGACCATCGACCGCGTCGGCGTCTCGAACTTCGAGCCCCGACACCTCGACGAAGCGGTCGACCTCCTGGACGCGCCGGTCTTCGCCAACCAGGTCGAACTCCATCCGCTTCTCCCCCAGGAGACGGTCAGGGAAGCGTGTGCCGAACACGACGTCGAGGTCGTCGCCTACTCCCCCCTCGCGAGAGGGAAGGTGTTCGACGTGCCGCTCCTCCAGGAACTGGCCGACGACTACGACACGAGCGCCGCAGGGGTCTCGCTCGCGTGGCTCCGCGCGAAGGGCGTCACGGCCATCCCGAAGGCGACCTCGACGGACCACATCCGCGACAACTGGGAGTCGCTCGCGGTCGACCTCGACGACGAGGACGTGGCACGCATCGACGCGATCGAAGAGACTGACCGCCGCGTCGACCCCGACTGGGCGCCGTGGCACTGA
- a CDS encoding TrmB family transcriptional regulator — MNGPRDVDDDAFETGVSALTQIGLTEYQARVYVGLSRIHSGTAREVADASGVPRARVYDTLNALHDRGIVDIQQSTPREYLAVPVESAIDVLETRYRENEDRVRAALADVNTDEETPDVTQEGVWVVTERDRVSSLERRFIDEATERIIFGIASEEVFDEETAASLEAANEGVEIVVETVDEELVARFEVAPHVDVMTPEQAWEHTPELEGKIGRILVVDDQHILVSTVLGHEQVRGAPDESAVWTSGGGAGDGLVLALRNLMLERVENRVRGEGEDDAGDGDGGGSRTAADRGES; from the coding sequence ATGAACGGTCCCCGTGACGTCGACGACGACGCGTTCGAGACGGGCGTCTCGGCGCTCACGCAAATCGGACTCACGGAGTACCAGGCTCGCGTGTACGTGGGGCTCTCCCGGATTCATTCCGGGACGGCCCGTGAGGTGGCCGACGCGAGCGGCGTGCCTCGAGCACGCGTGTACGACACGCTCAACGCCCTGCACGACCGCGGCATCGTCGATATCCAGCAGTCGACGCCGCGCGAGTATCTCGCCGTCCCGGTCGAGAGCGCCATCGACGTGCTCGAGACCAGGTACCGAGAGAACGAAGACCGCGTCCGCGCTGCGCTCGCCGACGTCAACACGGACGAGGAGACGCCGGACGTCACGCAGGAGGGCGTCTGGGTCGTCACCGAGCGGGACCGCGTTTCATCACTGGAGCGACGATTCATCGACGAGGCGACCGAGCGAATCATCTTCGGCATCGCGAGCGAGGAGGTGTTCGACGAGGAGACGGCCGCTTCGCTCGAAGCGGCGAACGAAGGGGTCGAAATCGTCGTCGAGACGGTCGACGAGGAGCTCGTCGCGCGGTTCGAGGTGGCCCCACACGTCGATGTGATGACGCCCGAACAGGCGTGGGAGCACACCCCGGAACTCGAAGGGAAGATCGGCCGCATCCTCGTCGTCGACGACCAACACATCCTCGTGAGTACAGTGCTCGGACACGAACAGGTTCGGGGCGCGCCTGACGAGTCGGCGGTGTGGACGTCCGGTGGCGGCGCGGGTGACGGTCTGGTCCTCGCGCTCCGGAATCTCATGCTCGAACGGGTCGAGAACCGTGTTCGGGGTGAGGGCGAGGACGACGCGGGCGACGGAGACGGCGGGGGAAGCCGCACGGCTGCGGACCGCGGAGAGTCGTAG
- a CDS encoding DUF6517 family protein: MRAVAPSLVVVLVVVAGCTGTLAEVRSGPATIPEAALSPVGYIHGNTTEVPLTYPLGVGPVSRDVTVYVWVSGYSRTVTDASGANDTAALLVVSSPNRRVEGQSVNPFTQLSNRGVVSELFEVVAAADNTTGGVVDGVSANVTEIARFEEQRAQNRTVLGQRVEVVTYAATVQVDTAAATSAVTTPADASDDGGTTQTLLVHLMAVEHGEDVVFAMGVHGEEMDEAATIAALMEAIEHETTGEA; encoded by the coding sequence ATGCGCGCCGTTGCCCCCTCGCTCGTCGTGGTCCTCGTCGTCGTCGCCGGCTGTACGGGCACGCTCGCGGAAGTGCGCTCGGGGCCGGCGACGATTCCGGAGGCGGCGCTCTCCCCTGTCGGATACATTCACGGGAACACCACCGAGGTGCCGCTCACCTATCCGCTGGGCGTCGGCCCCGTCTCACGCGACGTGACCGTCTACGTCTGGGTCTCCGGGTACTCTCGAACCGTCACGGACGCCTCGGGCGCGAACGATACCGCCGCGCTGCTCGTCGTGAGTTCGCCCAACCGGCGAGTGGAGGGCCAGTCGGTCAACCCCTTCACACAGCTCTCGAACCGCGGCGTCGTCTCTGAACTCTTCGAGGTGGTCGCAGCGGCGGACAACACGACCGGCGGCGTGGTCGACGGCGTGAGCGCGAACGTGACCGAAATCGCCCGCTTCGAAGAACAGCGCGCCCAGAACCGGACCGTCCTCGGCCAGCGCGTCGAGGTCGTCACCTACGCCGCGACGGTGCAGGTCGACACCGCGGCAGCGACCAGTGCGGTGACCACGCCGGCGGACGCCAGCGACGACGGCGGGACGACCCAGACACTCCTCGTCCACCTGATGGCCGTCGAACACGGCGAGGACGTCGTCTTCGCGATGGGCGTCCACGGCGAGGAGATGGACGAGGCGGCGACGATTGCGGCGCTGATGGAGGCCATCGAACACGAGACGACGGGCGAGGCCTGA
- a CDS encoding CPBP family intramembrane glutamic endopeptidase encodes MTSTGPAGSLSETEFTRTQQVRGLALLGAFVGLRALFARAWARYFPGGYSTDPAFLAFLAFLAGIFLLLSVGLVYLGFTRWVGVDLRAWWVDRRRVRGDLRWSLVGIVAVLVVTVASVLVLTAFVPSLAPPGPTAADPGPPGASGASTTPLAVTLLLGWFFGFAIAAFQEETLFRGFLQRLLETRYGRGPAIVGQAVVFTLAHLGYYPVSSWPLLVVGLVTGWLVDRRGTLLAAGIAHGFVG; translated from the coding sequence ATGACCTCCACGGGCCCGGCTGGTTCGCTCTCGGAGACCGAGTTCACGCGCACACAGCAGGTCCGTGGACTCGCCCTGCTCGGGGCGTTCGTTGGCCTCCGCGCGCTCTTCGCCCGGGCCTGGGCTCGGTACTTTCCCGGCGGGTACAGTACCGATCCGGCGTTCCTCGCGTTCCTCGCGTTCCTCGCCGGTATCTTCCTCCTCCTCTCTGTCGGTCTGGTCTACCTCGGTTTCACGCGCTGGGTCGGCGTCGACCTCCGTGCGTGGTGGGTCGACCGACGACGGGTGCGGGGGGACCTCCGCTGGAGCCTCGTGGGTATCGTCGCCGTCCTCGTCGTCACGGTGGCGAGCGTGCTCGTACTCACGGCGTTCGTCCCGTCGCTGGCCCCACCCGGCCCGACGGCGGCCGACCCTGGTCCACCCGGGGCCAGCGGTGCGTCGACCACACCCCTCGCGGTGACGCTCCTGCTCGGCTGGTTCTTCGGATTCGCCATCGCCGCGTTCCAAGAGGAGACGCTCTTCCGAGGGTTCCTCCAGCGCCTCCTCGAGACGCGGTACGGCCGCGGGCCGGCTATCGTCGGGCAAGCGGTCGTGTTCACCCTCGCGCACCTCGGGTACTACCCCGTCTCGTCGTGGCCGCTCCTCGTCGTCGGCCTCGTCACCGGTTGGCTGGTCGACCGGCGTGGGACGCTCCTCGCCGCCGGCATCGCACACGGCTTCGTCGGCTGA
- a CDS encoding DUF7344 domain-containing protein: MSHLDESELFETFIESQIRLSVVEWLSTREGPVDLEELSRTVTDEHELPRDIVEMRLHHVHLPKLARLGLFTYDAPEQTVDGYSTDQLDDVVESFIASFPAAERTFERTERVSERGEQTADGGADYAAAASMDDAGHVEVPPPHGSDEDD, translated from the coding sequence ATGTCTCACCTTGATGAATCCGAATTGTTCGAGACGTTCATCGAGTCACAGATCAGACTGTCCGTCGTGGAGTGGCTCTCGACGCGGGAGGGACCAGTCGACCTCGAGGAACTGAGCCGGACCGTCACCGACGAGCACGAACTCCCGAGGGACATCGTCGAGATGCGGCTGCACCACGTTCACCTCCCGAAGCTCGCACGACTCGGGCTGTTCACGTACGACGCCCCGGAGCAGACAGTCGACGGGTACTCGACGGACCAACTGGATGACGTGGTCGAGTCGTTCATCGCGTCGTTCCCGGCAGCCGAGCGAACGTTCGAGCGGACCGAGCGCGTTTCCGAACGAGGGGAGCAGACGGCAGACGGTGGCGCCGACTACGCCGCCGCCGCGTCAATGGACGATGCGGGACACGTCGAGGTACCGCCGCCTCACGGCAGCGACGAGGACGACTGA
- a CDS encoding ABC transporter permease — protein sequence MSLVERAGRARALTVAARELRSVVRTWSVLALGAVVFVSVVGVVVAGSGAGGFVPLALDLLFAVEVLVPLFAFAAGYRAALDDRASGELEAIRTYPLTRVEYVLGAYLGRAVFVASVLIVTLVVAGVVGSTLAPGRTDLIAANEAADSFWLFVRFTVLTVVFGLVALAVALAVSAAARSVRQALAVVVALAVAFLVGIDASVVAGLAGGLSPEVLPLTVALSPASAFRGLVLDLVVGAVSGRDAGSALAGVVGLVGWFGGSLLVAVATVWE from the coding sequence GTGAGCCTCGTCGAGCGTGCGGGTCGTGCCCGCGCGCTCACCGTCGCCGCGCGTGAACTCCGGTCCGTCGTGCGGACCTGGTCCGTCCTCGCGCTCGGGGCCGTCGTCTTCGTCAGCGTCGTCGGCGTCGTCGTCGCGGGGAGCGGCGCGGGCGGGTTCGTCCCGCTCGCGCTCGACCTGCTGTTCGCCGTCGAGGTGCTCGTCCCGCTATTCGCCTTCGCGGCGGGCTATCGAGCCGCGCTCGACGACCGCGCCTCGGGGGAGTTGGAGGCCATCCGCACGTACCCGCTCACCCGTGTGGAGTACGTCCTCGGCGCGTATCTCGGACGGGCGGTGTTCGTCGCGAGCGTCCTCATCGTCACGCTCGTCGTCGCGGGCGTGGTCGGCTCGACGCTCGCACCCGGGCGGACGGACCTCATCGCGGCGAACGAGGCGGCCGACTCGTTCTGGCTGTTCGTCCGTTTCACCGTCCTCACCGTCGTCTTCGGTCTCGTCGCGCTCGCGGTCGCGCTCGCGGTGTCGGCGGCCGCCCGGAGCGTCCGCCAGGCGCTCGCGGTCGTCGTCGCGCTCGCCGTGGCGTTCCTCGTCGGAATCGACGCGAGCGTCGTCGCGGGGCTGGCCGGCGGCCTCTCGCCTGAGGTGTTGCCGTTGACGGTCGCGCTCTCGCCCGCGAGTGCGTTCCGCGGACTCGTCCTCGACCTCGTCGTCGGCGCGGTGAGCGGACGCGATGCGGGGAGCGCGCTCGCCGGGGTCGTCGGGCTCGTGGGGTGGTTCGGCGGGTCGCTCCTCGTGGCCGTCGCGACGGTCTGGGAGTGA
- a CDS encoding digeranylgeranylglycerophospholipid reductase produces MDERFDVVIAGAGPAGAQCARDLATRDYDVLVLETEAEDGFPRQSNKSTGGTFPSMLTSFNVPDDVVMQFTDSIVLESPNHSYSRPQTGAVLEFADFKQFLVDDGRAQGAEYWFDTRVSGPIVEGGEVVGVRYNGGDEVYADVVIDATGPSAPLARALDVVDLQREKQAIGVEYEFEGVDLDHPGYADLHDAMMLRLDHDLAPGGYSWIFHTGDDTAKVGLCYIQNDAHHEYGKDGMTIDGYLDYWLERDPRFADATKLEGKQHRGSAHIQMPTGLSTDSFMAIGDTVPTIDPLWGEGIHKGMKSARAAAITVDYCLTPDEKDTSAAEMALYDHLWHTEVAPKMRTRLLMTELLYLAPNERYDTLMRDLNQAPPETLNEANRGNVWALLKLLKLEDASTVKQLIAERFLN; encoded by the coding sequence ATGGACGAGCGTTTCGACGTGGTAATCGCCGGTGCCGGACCGGCGGGCGCACAGTGTGCACGAGACCTTGCCACGAGAGACTACGACGTGCTCGTTCTGGAGACCGAGGCCGAAGACGGCTTCCCGAGACAGAGCAACAAGTCGACGGGAGGAACGTTCCCCTCGATGCTGACGTCGTTCAACGTCCCCGACGACGTCGTGATGCAGTTCACCGACAGCATCGTGTTGGAGTCGCCGAACCACTCGTACTCGCGCCCGCAGACCGGTGCCGTGTTGGAGTTCGCCGACTTCAAGCAGTTCCTCGTCGACGACGGGCGAGCACAGGGCGCAGAGTACTGGTTCGACACGCGCGTCTCCGGCCCCATCGTCGAGGGTGGCGAGGTCGTCGGCGTCCGCTACAACGGCGGCGACGAGGTGTACGCCGACGTCGTCATCGACGCGACCGGGCCGAGCGCCCCACTCGCTCGCGCCCTGGACGTCGTCGACCTCCAGCGCGAGAAGCAGGCCATCGGCGTCGAGTACGAGTTCGAAGGCGTCGACCTCGACCACCCCGGCTACGCCGACCTCCACGACGCGATGATGCTCCGGCTGGACCACGACCTCGCCCCCGGTGGCTACTCGTGGATCTTCCACACCGGTGACGACACGGCGAAGGTCGGCCTCTGTTACATCCAGAACGACGCCCACCACGAGTACGGCAAGGACGGCATGACCATCGACGGCTATCTCGACTACTGGCTCGAGCGGGACCCGCGCTTCGCCGACGCGACGAAACTCGAAGGGAAACAGCACCGCGGTTCGGCGCACATCCAGATGCCGACCGGGCTCAGCACGGACAGCTTCATGGCCATCGGGGATACGGTGCCGACCATCGACCCGCTCTGGGGAGAGGGCATCCACAAAGGGATGAAGTCCGCACGCGCGGCGGCCATCACCGTCGATTACTGTCTCACCCCGGACGAGAAAGACACCTCCGCGGCGGAGATGGCACTGTACGACCACCTCTGGCACACGGAGGTCGCTCCGAAGATGCGGACGCGTCTGTTGATGACCGAACTGCTGTATCTCGCGCCGAACGAGCGCTACGATACGCTGATGCGCGACCTCAACCAGGCCCCTCCAGAGACGCTGAACGAGGCGAACCGAGGCAACGTCTGGGCGCTGTTGAAACTCCTCAAACTCGAGGACGCCTCGACGGTCAAGCAGTTGATCGCAGAGCGCTTCCTGAACTGA
- a CDS encoding DUF373 family protein, producing the protein MTTLVLCVDRTDDIGRKTGLTTPVVGWEAVQSLVTEVGLADPEDSSVNCLLETLRVARELRDDDDEAIVAVVAGGSDSIVGGDRSVAAQLDSLVEEYAPDSAVVVIDSVQDERLVPVVESRLPVDAVDRVVVRQAHDLESTYYLLKQFLADEELRTTLLVPTGIGLLLLPVLLSQFSPTIALAGLASLLGAVLLYKGLAIDELLANLPERVRAAMYSGQVSVVTYVVAAGLALVGVFLGALSVSNAPVGETALLPTMQFTYAAVPWLALAALTASTGRLLDELISAEGVRTPYLNLPFGVVALGLVVRGFSGYFLEREGVLPNLVLFDRLLLTATQRLALFIVAGIVVSLVGVRVAVRVTDEDGLDEVVDAGGGEDAEA; encoded by the coding sequence GTGACGACGCTCGTTCTGTGTGTCGACCGGACCGACGACATCGGCCGGAAGACGGGGCTCACGACGCCGGTTGTCGGCTGGGAAGCCGTCCAGTCGCTCGTCACGGAGGTCGGCCTCGCCGACCCCGAGGACTCGAGCGTCAACTGCCTGCTGGAGACGCTGCGGGTCGCGCGCGAACTCCGCGACGACGACGACGAGGCGATTGTCGCCGTCGTCGCCGGCGGCAGCGACTCCATCGTCGGGGGCGACCGCTCCGTCGCCGCCCAGCTCGACAGCCTCGTCGAGGAGTACGCTCCCGACTCCGCGGTGGTGGTCATCGACAGCGTCCAGGACGAGCGACTGGTCCCCGTCGTCGAGTCGCGGCTCCCGGTCGACGCCGTCGACCGCGTCGTCGTCCGGCAGGCGCACGACCTCGAGTCGACGTACTACCTCCTGAAGCAGTTCCTCGCCGACGAGGAGTTGCGGACGACGCTCTTGGTGCCGACGGGAATCGGCCTGCTCCTCCTCCCCGTCCTGCTGAGTCAGTTCTCGCCCACCATCGCGTTGGCGGGACTCGCCTCGCTGTTGGGTGCGGTGCTGTTGTACAAGGGACTCGCCATCGACGAACTGCTCGCGAACCTCCCCGAGCGGGTTCGCGCGGCGATGTACTCCGGGCAGGTGTCCGTCGTGACGTACGTCGTCGCCGCGGGACTCGCGCTCGTCGGGGTGTTCCTCGGTGCGCTCTCGGTGTCGAACGCCCCGGTCGGCGAGACGGCGCTGCTCCCGACGATGCAGTTCACCTACGCCGCCGTCCCGTGGCTCGCGCTCGCGGCACTCACCGCCAGCACGGGTCGGCTCCTCGACGAACTCATCAGCGCCGAAGGGGTCCGGACCCCCTACCTGAACCTCCCGTTCGGCGTCGTCGCGCTCGGCCTCGTCGTTCGGGGCTTCTCGGGCTACTTCCTCGAGCGCGAGGGGGTCCTCCCCAACCTCGTGCTGTTCGACCGCCTCCTCCTCACCGCGACCCAGCGGCTCGCGCTGTTCATCGTCGCCGGCATCGTCGTCTCGCTCGTCGGGGTCCGCGTCGCTGTTCGGGTGACGGACGAGGACGGACTCGACGAGGTGGTCGACGCGGGTGGCGGAGAAGACGCCGAGGCGTGA
- a CDS encoding DUF7333 family protein yields MEFDLGKTVLVFAVLIAVGTTALVGMGVMATGTVLMMVTPAMVVFGAICLGIGVKHGEYRSTR; encoded by the coding sequence ATGGAGTTCGACCTCGGAAAGACCGTGCTGGTCTTCGCCGTCCTCATCGCCGTCGGGACGACCGCACTCGTCGGGATGGGCGTGATGGCGACAGGCACAGTGTTGATGATGGTAACGCCCGCGATGGTCGTCTTCGGGGCCATCTGCCTCGGCATCGGCGTCAAACACGGCGAGTACCGCAGTACCCGGTAG
- a CDS encoding 2-oxoacid:ferredoxin oxidoreductase subunit beta — MSSDVRFTDFKSDKQPTWCPGCGDFGTMNGMMKALAETGNHPDDTFIVAGIGCSGKIGTYMHSYAIHGVHGRALPVGTGVKLANPNLEVMVAGGDGDGYSIGAGHFIHAVRRNVNMSYIVMDNRIYGLTKGQASPTSREDFETSTTPEGPQQPPVNPLALALAAGGTFIAQSFSTDAKRHAELVQQAIEHDGFGFVNVFSPCVTFNDVDTYDYFRDNLVDLAETDHDPSDRDQAKEKILDSSKEYMGILYQDEDSVPYEEKHGLTENMAEVEDGAPADAMDLVREFY, encoded by the coding sequence ATGAGCTCAGACGTCAGATTCACGGATTTCAAATCGGACAAGCAGCCGACGTGGTGTCCCGGGTGCGGTGACTTCGGGACGATGAACGGCATGATGAAAGCACTCGCGGAGACGGGCAACCACCCCGACGACACGTTCATCGTCGCCGGTATCGGCTGCTCGGGCAAGATCGGGACGTACATGCACTCGTACGCCATCCACGGCGTCCACGGGCGCGCGCTCCCGGTCGGCACCGGTGTCAAACTCGCCAACCCGAACCTCGAAGTGATGGTCGCCGGCGGCGACGGTGACGGCTACTCCATCGGCGCGGGTCACTTCATCCACGCCGTCCGCCGGAACGTGAACATGTCCTACATCGTCATGGACAACCGCATCTACGGGCTCACGAAGGGGCAGGCCTCACCCACCTCGCGGGAGGACTTCGAGACGTCGACGACGCCCGAAGGTCCCCAGCAGCCCCCGGTCAACCCGCTCGCGCTCGCGCTCGCTGCGGGGGGGACGTTCATCGCCCAGTCCTTCTCGACGGACGCGAAGCGCCACGCCGAACTCGTCCAGCAGGCCATCGAGCACGACGGCTTCGGCTTCGTCAACGTCTTCTCCCCCTGTGTGACGTTCAACGACGTCGACACGTACGACTACTTCCGCGACAACCTGGTCGACCTCGCCGAGACCGACCACGACCCCTCGGATAGAGACCAGGCCAAAGAGAAGATCCTCGACTCCTCGAAGGAGTACATGGGTATCCTCTACCAGGACGAGGATTCAGTTCCGTACGAGGAGAAACACGGCCTCACCGAGAACATGGCCGAGGTCGAAGACGGCGCGCCCGCGGACGCGATGGACCTCGTCCGCGAGTTCTACTGA
- a CDS encoding 2-oxoacid:acceptor oxidoreductase subunit alpha, with product MPADFNWAIGGEAGDGIDSTGKIFAQALSRAGRHVFTSKDFASRIRGGYTAYKVRTGVDPVQSVVDRLDVLIALTPRTIDENLDELHEGSVIIYDGERTTMQDVEVPEGMIGLDVPLKGLAEEAGGAIMRNVVALGAACAVADFPIENLDSALQKRFGGKGQAIVDNNKQAARKGQAYVEEEYDHEFDYDLETTDNDYVLLNGDQAIGMGAIAAGCRFYAGYPITPATEVMEYLTGHIEQYGGHVVQAEDELSAINMALGAARAGARSMTATSGPGIDLMAETFGLIATSETPLVICDVMRSGPSTGMPTKQEQGDLNMALFGGHGEIPRFVLAPTSVSECFWKTVEAFNLAEKYNTPVYLLSDLALAVTEQTFPPEAFDMDAVEIDRGKLVDEDSIGEWQNEKGQFKAHAITDDGVSPRAAPGTAGGAHMSTGLEHDELGRRTEDTGMRVEQVDKRNRKVQTARDTEDWSPREFGDPDSSNLVISWGSNEGAMEEAIAFLEEEDIDVRFLSVPYIFPRPDLSDEVAAADTVIVVECNANGQFADLIEHDTLTRVDRVNKYNGVRFKADELAEDIKAALATDQEVEA from the coding sequence ATGCCTGCGGACTTCAATTGGGCCATCGGCGGCGAGGCTGGCGATGGCATCGACTCCACGGGGAAGATATTCGCCCAGGCACTCTCACGGGCTGGACGACACGTCTTCACCTCGAAAGATTTCGCGTCGCGTATCCGCGGTGGCTACACGGCGTACAAGGTGCGGACGGGCGTCGACCCGGTCCAGAGTGTCGTCGATAGACTCGACGTTCTCATCGCGCTCACGCCGCGGACGATCGACGAGAACCTCGACGAACTGCACGAGGGCTCGGTGATCATCTACGACGGCGAGCGAACCACGATGCAGGACGTAGAGGTCCCGGAGGGGATGATCGGGCTGGACGTCCCCCTCAAGGGCCTCGCCGAGGAGGCCGGCGGTGCCATCATGCGCAACGTCGTCGCACTGGGTGCCGCGTGTGCCGTCGCGGACTTCCCCATCGAGAACCTCGACTCCGCGCTGCAGAAGCGCTTCGGTGGCAAGGGGCAGGCCATCGTCGACAACAACAAACAGGCCGCGCGGAAGGGCCAGGCGTACGTCGAAGAGGAGTACGACCACGAGTTCGACTACGACCTCGAGACGACGGACAACGACTACGTGCTCCTCAACGGCGACCAGGCCATCGGCATGGGTGCGATCGCCGCAGGCTGTCGCTTCTACGCCGGCTACCCCATCACGCCGGCGACGGAGGTCATGGAGTACCTCACGGGCCACATCGAACAGTACGGCGGTCACGTCGTCCAGGCGGAGGACGAACTCTCGGCCATCAACATGGCCCTCGGTGCGGCGCGAGCGGGCGCGCGCTCGATGACCGCGACTTCGGGTCCCGGTATCGACCTGATGGCCGAGACCTTTGGCTTAATCGCTACGAGTGAGACGCCGCTCGTCATCTGTGACGTGATGCGGTCTGGGCCCTCGACGGGGATGCCGACGAAGCAAGAGCAGGGCGACCTCAACATGGCGCTGTTCGGCGGCCACGGCGAGATTCCGCGGTTCGTCCTCGCCCCCACGTCGGTCTCGGAGTGCTTCTGGAAGACCGTCGAGGCGTTCAACCTCGCCGAGAAGTACAACACGCCCGTCTACCTGCTCTCGGACCTCGCGCTCGCGGTCACAGAGCAGACCTTCCCGCCGGAGGCGTTCGACATGGACGCCGTCGAGATCGACCGCGGGAAGCTCGTCGACGAGGACTCGATCGGCGAGTGGCAGAACGAGAAGGGCCAGTTCAAAGCCCACGCCATCACCGACGACGGCGTCAGTCCGCGGGCGGCACCCGGCACGGCGGGCGGGGCGCACATGTCCACGGGGCTCGAACACGACGAACTCGGCCGGCGGACCGAGGACACCGGTATGCGCGTCGAACAGGTCGACAAGCGCAACCGGAAGGTCCAGACGGCCCGCGACACCGAGGACTGGAGCCCCCGGGAGTTCGGCGACCCCGACTCGTCGAACCTCGTCATCTCGTGGGGGTCGAACGAGGGCGCGATGGAGGAGGCCATCGCCTTCCTCGAGGAAGAGGACATCGACGTCCGGTTCCTCTCGGTCCCGTACATCTTCCCGCGGCCGGACCTCTCCGACGAGGTCGCTGCGGCGGACACCGTCATCGTGGTCGAGTGTAACGCCAACGGCCAGTTCGCCGACCTCATCGAACACGACACGCTGACGCGCGTCGACCGCGTCAACAAGTACAACGGCGTTCGATTCAAGGCGGACGAACTCGCCGAGGATATCAAGGCGGCACTCGCGACAGACCAGGAGGTCGAAGCATGA